Part of the Vicia villosa cultivar HV-30 ecotype Madison, WI unplaced genomic scaffold, Vvil1.0 ctg.000393F_1_1, whole genome shotgun sequence genome is shown below.
TGTAACAACTAGATATctatttcttcattttttttaaacttataatcaattatatttcaaacttcTAATCGATTGTAAACATGTGCCAATCGATTAGATTGTCAAAAAATGCATTTATTTGAAAGTCCTTTTTGAACCAACCTGTAGCTTATAAATAGAGGTCCCTTGCCTCAATTCATTTCATCTAGAATAATGTTTTGACACaaatcactctctctctctctctctaaaaattTTGTTTACTTTCACTCACAAAAATTATAGGCGAAGTGCTTCTGCGATAAAGTCTTTTTGTGAGTGAGAATTAGCTGTAATTTTGGAAGGGTAGAGTTGTAAAATTCTTGAAGGGTTTGTTTTTATACCTTTGTTGAATAATATCCGTTTAAGGAATTTTGTTTAGGTTATAAGTTAAATCTGTAAAAGCTTTGGTTTTGAGATTGTGtgaccaaaccctagtttaggtTCGAGAATAACCCATATTAAAATCTCATAGGTTCTTGGTCAGCCCATTATAAAACCAAGATCAAGTTAAAGCTTATCTCGTGGTAAAAGTTGGGATAAGGTTCGAGATTAGTTCAATATTAAAATCTTACAGGTTATTGGTTATCCCGTGTAAAGCCAAGCTTTAAGGTCCATAAGCTCAACCCTTGATAAAAGCTAGCAAGGCTTAAAAAGCTTGAAGACTAATCACTCCAAGATCCTTGACGGGGCAAGGAGGCCGAGTTCCTCTTTTTATAAATTCGGTATTTGTAGAGTCTTGATAAATTTTCCCCGAGAGACCGCCAGTGGGGTGTACCTATCGCACTTCCCCATCACACCCCAGTTAGGGTGATCCAGACGCCAGTGAGACTCTTTCCCAACCAGGCGACTAAAATGAGACTCGATAGAGGTAAGGTTGTCAAAACACGTGGTCATCTTCTCTTCTAAGATCGTGCAAGGTTCATCCATGGTTAATATTTCTTGAAATGAAATTGGTATATATAAAAGAGAGGGACATAACAAATTAGCTATTTCTTAGTCGTAATTTGCTGAGAGTCGTTAGATGCACTTGGAGTTAAAATCTCATTTGATCATGAGAAAGATAAATCTTCATGCACTGGGATGATTCAGGTAGGAGTGAGACCCATTCTTAATATTTGGTCGGTATCAATGTGGTCGGCACAAAACAAATTGAGGTGCACAGTATTATaaactttaaaattttacattcatAATCTCTTTTAGCTTAAGTGTCCGTATTTTAATACCCTAGTCCGATcggattaaatataaaatataatattaaattttgacattaaatataaattattttaggtCAAGTAGAATGGTAGGAAATAAAaagttattaaattaatataaaattactAGTAAATAACACTAATGCTAGTAATTATACTTAAAATACATAAAACAAGAGACGAGTCaattattaaaatcaatttttgttTTTGACTAAAACTAAAAATCATATGCATAAACCTAAACTCGGGGAATAAAAACGTGTGGACGGTGAATGAATATTCATGATTCATATTTTGCCACCTTTTATTAATCaatacttttcttctttttttgatgTATAAGTGCAATTTATCTCTCTATATATTTAATACAATTCTAAGCCATCTAACATTAAAACCGACCCGACTACTAACCATTTCTCACTGTTCCACTTTCTCCATTCCTCAAAACCTCAAACATAGTAAACAAAACATCTTCATAGACCAAACCAAAAAAACCTCAGAATAAGAAAAAAAACCTCAAAGAAATCACTGATTCATGGCCCTAACAAACGAGTTCTTAGGTTCTTCATTGGTAGAGAGATCactatttccttcttcttcaccatctTTTCATCACAAAAATGGTAGATTCTTGATCAAACCTGTTCTGGTTCCTTTCGGAAACAGAAGAGTTTTGAAACTGAGAAAATCTGCTAAGTTTCCTGTTGCTGCTCTCAGTGAAGATTTGGTGAAaaactcttcttcctcttctttatCATCCTCTTCATCTTCTCTCCCTTCTGAAAAACCAGTGAAATTCAAGGTTAGAGCTGTTGTTACCGTTCGCAACAAGATCAAAGAAGATTTCAAAGAAACTATCGCGAAACATCTTGATGCTTTAACCGATAGAATTGGAAGAAACGTTGTTCTTGAACTTTTCAGCACCGAGATTGATCCAAGTAAGACTTTTCTCTAATtctaatcattttaaaatatttttgtaatttattgtattttaattatttcataaataatataataagaaTATACAAAAATAGCAGACAAACTGACAACAAACTGCActaatttaattgaaattttatttgtGACGTGCAGAAACAAATGCTCCAAAGAAGACTAATGAAGCAGTGCTCAAGGATTGGGCTAAGAAGACAAATATTAAGGCTGAGAAAGTTAATTACATAGCTGAATTCACAGTTGATTCAAATTTTGGAGAACCTGGTGCTATTACTGTGATAAATAATCATCAACAAGAATTTTTCTTGGAGAATATAACCATTGAAGGATTTGCTACTGGAGCAGTTTATTTTCCTTGTAACTCTTGGGTTCAAGCTAGAAAAGATCTTCCAGGAAAGAGAATTTTCTTTTCTAATAAGGtattaataattgattatttcttcaacgacttttttgtttttttgctttttaattttgtattttttttttcttatgacATGGGTCATAAAGAAAAAAGAGTGTCTATCCAATATCCTATAGTAATAGAATAAgccaataatttattttttttttgttttgtgtaTCATTTTTTCAACGTGAGAAATAAGGTGAAACTAAATAGTTAATAGCAATAATActgatattaataatattaataattatagttATATTAAATAACTTTTCTTTTTATGAATCTTGAAAAGGGATAATAGAGCCCAAGTTCATTTTTGTAGAAAAAGTATAAAATTTAGTAATTTATATAGTTTTTAGTACCAAATAAATAGTCTgtgatttaatattttattaataataataataataataatattattattattattattattattattattattattattattattattattattattattattattattattattattattattattattattattattattattgaaaaccATTTAGTCAGATTTATGCATGGACCAAGCAGTAAGCACCATTGAATTGACCTACCAACTATGTTATGCAGTTGAGCAGAGAGACCGTTGAATTTAATACTAGTCCTTGTTATAATAATGTTGAATTCATATTGGTTTTATATTCATagatgaattttaaaaaattataatttaatttattgtgtgatttttttttttttgagcagCCTTATTTACCGGATGATACACCTGCTGGGCTTAAAGTTTTGAGGGAGAAAGACTTAAAAAATCTAAGGGGTGATGGAAAAGGAGCTAGAAAATTATCTGATAGAATATATGATTATGACACATACAATGACTTGGGAAACCCAGACAAAGGAATTGATCTTTGTAGACCAAATCTTGGAGGATCCGAAATGTATCCATACCCTAGACGGTGTCGTACAGGTCGCGAACCAAGCGATACAGGTAAGAAAAGATACATCTGTAACGAGATACGGTTGAATGCATGTGTACAAATTTACGATAATATGCTAAGTTATTTTTTTGTGTTGATTTAGATATTAGCGCCGAAAGTCGAGTTGAGAAGCCACTTCCTATGTATGTTCCAAGAGACGAAAGATTTGAGGAGTTAAAGAAGAATACATTTTCTGTGAAGAGGCTAAAAGGAGTTCTTCATAATTTGTTGCCTGGCCTTAAATCAAGTCTTTCTGCTGATAATCAAGATTTCAATGATTTTTCTGATGTTGATGGGCTTTATAGTGTGGGGTTACTCATTAAGTTGGGTTTGCAAGATGATGTTTTGAAGAAGTTTCCATTGCCTAAAATTGTTGGCAAGATTAAAGAATCCACTAGCCAGGGTGTTCTAAAGTATGACATTCCCAAGATTATATCAAGTAAGTATGCTCTTTTTATTGTCAATGTAATATTTCATATCacgaaaaaataacaataatttatGTACAAATTTTAAATCATATGTATGATTGTCTGTCATACACGCTCTCAAAGACGGACCCTGATCATACATAATCATATCAAAGAAAATTTCCACATTTTTTTCACTTTGATTTTTGCAATGTGGTGGGGTCTATAGTCATGAAGACATGTATAATGGAATGCCATATGAAAAGATAGTGCTTCaccaaaaaatatatgaaaagatAGTGCCATATAGGACCACACTATAACATGTTATTTGGCTTTTAGTCTCTGTCACTTTCAGTTTCACCcaaaaaaaatgagtttttcatTCAAAACTAGATCTCATGTTCAGATTATTCCTTTttctatatatattatttacaaaaCTACAACTAGGCCAATTTGTTACTATTATATGAAACTAAACTTAAAGTATCTCAAAAGCTGTATTATTCAATTGTTAATTTTAAATGTTTCACATGTGTGTCTAGTTATGGTAATTTGTTAGTATTATATTGTTGAATTAATTGTTAAATTATTGATGTCATGTGCAGAGGATAAGTTTGCTTGGTTGAGAGATGATGAATTTGGGCGTCAAGCAATAGCAGGAGTTAACCCTGTAACCATTGAAAAACTTGAAGTGTTTCCACCAGTTAGTAAATTGGACCCTGAAATTTATGGTCCATTAGATTCTGCTCTTAAAGAAGAACACATTTTACATCAACTTAATGGCATGACCGTCCAACAGGTACCGTACCAATCATCAATTCAATCATAATTTTGCTAACCATATTTTGTAATTAAGTCATTGTGAAGTGATTTTCATGCTAATTAACTTTGAAAATTCCACTGATTAAATGCGTACACACCCATTTCACAGTCCACCGGGACCGTCTCAATTTTTTGGAAATCCTGTGTGTTAGTCATGGTTCAATCATGACAAAATAATTAGAGACTCTATTTAACCTCATTTCAATAGTGGTAAAGATTTATAAGATCTTATTTAGTTAaaatttaaccctaaaaaatttaAGATTATGTGCGGTAGTCTGCCTTGCACGTCCTCAAAGACGGCTCTCGGTCCACCACTACTATTATAAATGTCAAAATAgatgaattaaaattaaagaataaaCTTTTTAATAAAAACTCAGCTCGCTGAATTTAATTGGATATCTTCgtttaaagaaataataatatgtttaaatattattttattttaaaataaattaaaattttaaatttattttatcataaatgtAAAATGAAAGAATAGTAAACTAAAAGTGATGCAAATGATATTAATTACAaagtataattaaaaaattaaaataaaaataaaattgaattaataactaaacaaaacaattattttaaacaaataatatttttaaatatgaaattTATTTTGAAACTGAAATACTAGTACATCATATAAATTTTGATTTCTTAAAATACTTTTGTTTAGGCATTGAGTACTTTACCTATTTGTACTAAAGTCTCACTTgcttttttgttttggaattttgCAGGCAATTGATCAAAACAAGCTGTTCATAATTGATTACCATGATATCTACCTTCCATTTTTGGAAAGGATCAATGCTTTGGACGGTAGAAAATCATATGCCACAAGAACCATCTATTATTTGACACCTCTTGGTACTCTAAAGCCTGTTGCTATTGAACTTAGCTTGCCTCCATCTGGTCCCAACACACGTTCAAAACGGGTAGTTACACCTGCTCTAGATGCAACTACTAATTGGGTGTGGATGCTTGCCAAGGCCCATGTTTGCTCCAACGATGCCGGTGTGCACCAACTTGCCAACCATTGGTAAGCATTGTCTCAACTCTCAACTCTTTACGTATCAGACACCAGACACACTTTTCATCTGAAACGTCAATGATATAACTCGTTTTGTTGTGTTTTGGTGAAATGTAAATAGGTTGCGCACACACGCTTGCACGGAACCATTTATATTATCTGCTCATAGGCAACTAAGCGCAATGCATCCGATTTTCAAGCTATTGGATCCTCACATGAGGTACACTTTGGAGATCAATGCTTTAGCTCGTCAGAGTTTGATCAATGCAGACGGTGTCATTGAGTCTTGCTTCACTCCTGGTCGCTATGCCATGGAGATTAGCTCCGCCGCTTACAAAAACTTTTGGCAATTTGATAAAGATAGCCTCCCTCAAGATCTCCTCCGCAGGTAAAATTTCGCATATCTGAACTGTCTAATCTTGATCCAACGACTTAATGcataaatgaatgcatggatttTGATATTCCAAGGGACCCTGCATTTTTCTCAACAAGCAATTGATGTTTGCTTTTTTTTGGTGtaacaaaattacaaataaatcTAGCTAAGATTTTTCGGTTGTTCACTTTGCAGGGGAATGGCAGTACCTGACCCAACAAAACCACATGGGATAAAGCTAATAATGAATGATTACCCGTATGCAGAAGATGGTCTTCTAATTTGGTCAGCAATAGAAAATTGGGTCAGAAACTATGTGAACTACTACTACCCGAATCCAAGCCTAATACTCAATGATAGAGAGTTGCAAACTTGGTATTCCGAGGCAGTCAATGTAGGCCATGCTGATTTAAAGGACGAAACATGGTGGCCGGAATTGAACAACAGCGACAATCTTGTCTCCGTCCTAACAATCTTAATCTGGAATGCATCCGCGCAACATGCCGCGTTAAACTTCGGACAGTACCCTTACGGAGGGTACGTGCCAAACCGTCCACCGTTGATGAGAAGGTTGATCCCAGAAGAAAGCGACCCTGAATACGGAAGTTTCCTTGCTGATCCACAAAAGTATTTTCTCAATGCACTGCCTAGTTTGTTGCAGGCCACGAAGTATATGGCTGTTGTCGATACACTTTCAACTCATTCGACTGACGAAGAGTATATAGGCGAGAGACAGCATCCTTCGACTTGGAGCGGTGATCCGGAGATCGTTGAGAAGTTTTTTGAATTTTCTGCTGAGATTGGAAGGATCGAGAAGGTGATCGAGAGTAGGAATTGCGATAAGACTTTGAGGAACCGTTGCGGTGCTGGTGTTTTGCCTTATGAATTACTTGCTCCTAGTTCTGAACCTGGTGTTACATGCAGAGGGGTTCCAAATAGTGTGTCtacataataaaattttaaagtaaATAAATGAGTCACATTGTCACATATCAGTATCACATTATGCTAAGCATTATGGTTGGTTTATTTATTAGTACTATGGTTAGTGACTCATTGGAAAACTTGATAATTCACATTTTATTCTTAGATTACATAAATATTATTGCTAGTAGACATTGGTGACTTATATATATGAAGTGTTGTATAGACTATAGATTTTGGATTGATGAGTAATGATTATCATCACAATATGTGATTTGCAGCATTTTTTAGTGTCATTGATTGCATATATTAGCAATATTTTAGGTGTTTTTGCACTGAAGATAAAGCTCTCCTCGGTCACTTTCGCCCATTCAGTTATGTCTTGGAGTCTTACACTACTCATGTACGATTAAGACAATGTGTGGCTCTGACTGCCTCTTTTATGTTTAATGCATTCGTACAAGACACATGAGGATGAAGTGTGCTTCAAGCATGTGGGTCGTTTGTACAACAACACATAGAGATGAAGCGCATGTAACATGCGCCACTTCTTCGTGTACAATGTGTGGAAAGCCTGAAAAAACTTCATACACGGACCAAAACTTTCTTTGGATAGTAACTTGATGTCGAGTTGATATGAATGGTCTTTATGAGGCCTAATTGGCATCGATGGTGCGTTTGAGGCCGAGTTGATGTGAATGGTCCCTCTAAATGGTCCTTTTAAGTTTGTGTATGACTTAGATGGTTCTCCGAAATAGTGAGGCTTCTAAGGTCATTTATACCAATCCACACTCCAATAAGCAGAAAAGTTTATTGAGGCATACACATATATTCTTTATAGTATGTCTGAATGTTCTAGTCCAAAATCTGTCAAGCGTTAAGTTAAGCCTGTCAAGGCGTAAATGCTTGTTCTTCATAAAATGCGGTTTGGTATATCTATAGTTTATAGTTCATCAAGTGTCAAGCTTTTAAGATCTAGACAAATATTTCTTACATAATGTTGGCATGTACCATCCAAAGTTCATAATTTGATGATGTCTGTGGCTCCACTCTATTGCTGCTTCCACTGTCCTCAGTTGGTGAAAACGGTTGGCTGCTACAATTGCAATGAAGACTATTTCCTTCTCAATAATGATGTTGGTCAATGTTTACACCACATTGAAAGCTATGTCTTCACTATTAGTCCATACATTTAGTGACACacctatgttttttttttttttgatatcaaGCATCATATAGATTAATTAAGAAGCCCCAGTGGCCAAAGATACATCCAAAGTCTCAACAGAAGGCAAAGAATCGACCCAAGTTCTGTTTCCTAAAACCCTACCAGCTCTAACTAAGAGGTGGGCATCAGAATTGGAAATTCTATTTAAGTACAAAACAGATGCACCCTTAAGCCTACTAAGAAGGGACCTGCAATCAACAGCAATGGGATCTAGGTCTGCATCAAAGGCAGTACCATTTATACAGTCCACaactgttaggtgccaaattgtgtttatatttagtttaattaatggcacctttcgaccgtttttatcggatattcgtacaattccctgaagttttagataattatttatggtttataatattaagctttcattttatgttaatatgtgttttagttatgattttgtaggttttagccaattttggggaagtttggagcttgttttgagctttgcaagagagtgcctggcagaagtatgcgcgcgtcgcgctgggatgtgggcgcgtcgcgccctgggcaagatattttggagcttccagacagagagttgcgcgcgtcacgcgcatgggcggtttataattttaagtgtattggcgcgaagcgcgctggagggcgcgacgcgccctggacagatttcagaaatactatataaaggggttttcagatattttatggggttggttgattttgagagctaaagaacacttgtacactgtagcaaacaaagaatcgaagattggaagctttgatcgtcgattaatcgcctttgatgcttgttgatcttcatcctttacttcttgagcaagctaccattttcatggatagctaaatctcttttgtatcaagataagatgtaatcttcctagccttttgtaggtttttcttgtgaatatatgtgtatgaacaagtgatgatcaatatagatggtttagtttgtttattaaagccttttctttggtataagtgtttgagacatcaatatttgtatctagatctaactttatcatctatcaaactataaattgcagacatggatttagcgtttgatgtttacttagtatcggttttaaaacgttatttgtattgtttaaacggtggagaaatcgtcggttaaacaatacggtaaatctaattatatcgttgcggacacggacgatataggcgtcgatacgtaattatgttgatcgttaccatgttcatatacgtatatttataaggagacatacaaatttaggtcgatgaaatcgaatcttgatacattttctttaacttagaactttcattaatttactctttgctactaaaagaattgaatgaccttttgcaaacccaaatttaaagtaacattaactcaagacaaaataggctatagaacggcggtgatatcgcaataatccctgtggatacgataataacgaaaagtacaccacaatactctttcaacaaaatggcgccgttgccggggattgttgtttagatattgcaagcattgcaatagtttgttttgtattgagtcttataattaatatcttgtttctaaatttattttccttgtgtttgttaatttgcttggttagtttttcagattacagtttatgcgaggacgtgtacctgcagatcaactcctttttgatcctgagattgagaggactgctcgtagagagaatagcaaaactcgtaggaggagacaactagctagggaaagaagacaacaacaagaggcatcttcttcttcaactccggttgaaaacttagttgagggagaaatggcaggagagattcctaatgttccagctcgagggccttgtgttaatagccctcgactcaatgcacaatttgctcgtgatcaagccaatggaagaaactccgagatgaaaacggggttacttcaattactttatcagaatcctttcacaggggcagatcacgaggatccatttactcatctaacaaagttctacgagatcgccggaacaattggtgctccggaagaccaagaagaacaggtgttcaggagactttttcctcattccttaattggaaaagctaaggaatggtaccttgatcaacctaataatgtcatgacaaattggaacgagttagaagagaagttcttggatcggttctttcctcacaataggttcatggaagcgaaaacttctattgcggtgttctctcaagggtcgaatgaatctctcaatgaagcatgggagaggttcaagtccatggttagaaagtgcaaaggtcatgggtttgatgagttgtctcaaatccatatctttagaaatggactccaacctcaaccaaaaactcttttagatgctaccgcgggtggttcgttgatgtcaaaaactgctgcagaagcgattgctatcattgatagaatggctttgaatgatcatcaagggcaacacaaccgtagtgcattgcaaagaaaaccgggagttcttgaattgaatactagtgatgcaatacttgctcaaaacaagttattgacacaacaagtagaattgctcactcaacaaatgtcaaaactccctcaacaaatcaaagagataaatgggagcccttctaaaaatcaacatgtgatgtgttgtgaattgtgtaggggtgaccatcaaacaggtttttgtcctccaccgggtgaagaggtgaattatgtgtctaatcctaatcaaggatatggtggaagacaacaacaacaaccttacaacaataaccaaggttaccaacaaagaggtaatcaaggttatcaacaaggatggaggccggaagcgggcccatcgaatcgtcaaaatccttaccaaggcggttacaatcaacaacctcaacaaacaaagctttctatcgaggacactcttagccaattcatgcaattgcaaattgcaagccaaaagagtacggatgccgcaattaagaaccttgaaactcaagtcgggcaattgtcaaagcaacttgccgatcaaaacaaaggtccttttccggctactacacaagaaaatcctcgtgagcattgtaagtcaattctaactcgtagcggtagaaatattgatatgggtgtaggagaaatagttgaggaggaaattgtt
Proteins encoded:
- the LOC131627684 gene encoding linoleate 13S-lipoxygenase 3-1, chloroplastic-like — encoded protein: MALTNEFLGSSLVERSLFPSSSPSFHHKNGRFLIKPVLVPFGNRRVLKLRKSAKFPVAALSEDLVKNSSSSSLSSSSSSLPSEKPVKFKVRAVVTVRNKIKEDFKETIAKHLDALTDRIGRNVVLELFSTEIDPKTNAPKKTNEAVLKDWAKKTNIKAEKVNYIAEFTVDSNFGEPGAITVINNHQQEFFLENITIEGFATGAVYFPCNSWVQARKDLPGKRIFFSNKPYLPDDTPAGLKVLREKDLKNLRGDGKGARKLSDRIYDYDTYNDLGNPDKGIDLCRPNLGGSEMYPYPRRCRTGREPSDTDISAESRVEKPLPMYVPRDERFEELKKNTFSVKRLKGVLHNLLPGLKSSLSADNQDFNDFSDVDGLYSVGLLIKLGLQDDVLKKFPLPKIVGKIKESTSQGVLKYDIPKIISKDKFAWLRDDEFGRQAIAGVNPVTIEKLEVFPPVSKLDPEIYGPLDSALKEEHILHQLNGMTVQQAIDQNKLFIIDYHDIYLPFLERINALDGRKSYATRTIYYLTPLGTLKPVAIELSLPPSGPNTRSKRVVTPALDATTNWVWMLAKAHVCSNDAGVHQLANHWLRTHACTEPFILSAHRQLSAMHPIFKLLDPHMRYTLEINALARQSLINADGVIESCFTPGRYAMEISSAAYKNFWQFDKDSLPQDLLRRGMAVPDPTKPHGIKLIMNDYPYAEDGLLIWSAIENWVRNYVNYYYPNPSLILNDRELQTWYSEAVNVGHADLKDETWWPELNNSDNLVSVLTILIWNASAQHAALNFGQYPYGGYVPNRPPLMRRLIPEESDPEYGSFLADPQKYFLNALPSLLQATKYMAVVDTLSTHSTDEEYIGERQHPSTWSGDPEIVEKFFEFSAEIGRIEKVIESRNCDKTLRNRCGAGVLPYELLAPSSEPGVTCRGVPNSVST